The segment AAAATAAAGAGCAGGATAAAAAAGCAGTACAAGTGAAAAAGCTAAGCTTTTCATATTGACTTTACAAATTTAATGTATTTTTTCATAATCGTGTGCTTAAAATGTCGAATAATCGTAAAAAATTAAGTTAATTTTTTTCATTTTTTATTTTTTACGCTTAGCTTCTTTTCGGCATTTATCTGAACAATATTTAACTTGTTCCCAATTTTTTGCCCAAGCTTTACGCCACACCATTGGACGATGACAATGCTCACAT is part of the Bacteroidia bacterium genome and harbors:
- a CDS encoding DUF2256 domain-containing protein — its product is MKIQKPRYTKPNLPQKICEHCHRPMVWRKAWAKNWEQVKYCSDKCRKEAKRKK